In a genomic window of Cynocephalus volans isolate mCynVol1 chromosome 1, mCynVol1.pri, whole genome shotgun sequence:
- the CMKLR2 gene encoding chemerin-like receptor 2, translating into MEDLEETLFEEFDNYSYALEYYSPESDLEEKVHLGVVHWVSLILYCLAFVLGIPGNALVIWFTGFKWKKTVTTLWFLNLAIADFIFVLFLPLYISYVAMNFHWPFGIWLCKANSFIAQLNMFASVFFLTVISLDRYIHLIHPVLSHRHRTLKNSLIVILFVWLLASLTGGPALYFRDTLEFNNHTVCYNNFHEHDPDLTLMRHHVLTWVKFIVGYLFPLLTMSICYLCLIFKVKKRSILISSKHFWTILAVVVAFLICWTPYHLFSIWELTIHHNSYFHQVLQAGIPLSTGLAFLNSCLNPILYVLISKKFQTRFRASVAEILKYTLWEVSCSGTVSEQLRNSETKNLCLLETAQ; encoded by the coding sequence ATGGAAGATCTAGAGGAAACACTATTTGAAGAATTTGATAACTATTCCTATGCCCTGGAATATTACTCCCCAGAGTCTGATTTGGAGGAGAAAGTCCACCTGGGAGTTGTTCACTGGGTCTCTCTGATATTATATTGTTTAGCATTTGTTCTGGGAATTCCAGGAAATGCCCTTGTCATTTGGTTCACGGGATTCAAGTGGAAGAAGACAGTGACCACTCTCTGGTTCCTCAACCTGGCCATTGCggatttcatttttgttctcttcctgcctctgtACATCTCCTATGTGGCCATGAATTTCCACTGGCCCTTTGGCATCTGGTTATGCAAGGCCAATTCCTTCATTGCCCAGTTGAACATGTTTGCCAGTGTTTTTTTCCTGACTGTGATCAGCCTGGACCGCTATATCCACTTGATCCATCCTGTCTTGTCTCATCGGCACCGAACCCTAAAGAACTCTCTGATAGTTATTCTATTTGTCTGGCTTTTGGCTTCTCTTACTGGTGGTCCTGCCCTATACTTCCGAGACACTCTGGAGTTCAATAACCACACTGTTTGCTATAACAATTTCCACGAGCATGATCCTGACCTCACTTTGATGAGGCACCATGTTCTGACCTGGGTGAAATTTATTGTTGGGTACCTCTTCCCTTTGCTAACAATGAGTATTTGCTACTTGTGTCTCATCTTCAAGGTGAAGAAGCGAAGCATCCTGATCTCCAGTAAGCATTTCTGGACAATTCTGGCTGTGGTTGTGGCCTTTTTGATTTGCTGGACTCCTTATCACCTTTTTAGCATTTGGGAGCTCACCATTCACCACAATAGTTATTTCCACCAGGTACTGCAGGCTGGCATCCCCCTCTCCACTGGTTTAGCATTCCTCAATAGTTGTTTGAATCCCATCCTTTATGTCCTAATTAGTAAGAAGTTCCAAACTCGCTTTCGGGCCTCAGTTGCTGAGATACTGAAGTACACGCTGTGGGAAGTCAGCTGTTCCGGCACAGTGAGCGAACAGCTCAGGAACTCTGAAACCAAGAATCTGTGTCTCCTGGAAACAGCCCAATGA